A single window of Lacerta agilis isolate rLacAgi1 chromosome 12, rLacAgi1.pri, whole genome shotgun sequence DNA harbors:
- the TMEM108 gene encoding transmembrane protein 108 isoform X2 — MIFSGVLLILALTEELVFAVQAPFPSLASSWGLLTDNSNISAMGMTPGHKVRHTTKILPTASLANFHPASSVETYTPSIGQKESTSSHPIGNKEPYHLNNQSAFPPGKTLPQVNVSQVVNGNSTEFTEPYRKTGQHSPPTMRNWSPDHPFQSRSTAHSGTMLVTTTDSLASFHSDTLGGLNTTEKGSASKLVTQETGLTTPANAPSAAPEMVTVPFKPQRYGIWDILGKNDSWVLSSQTTNQGPFFASPGTATAAAFGHSGQTGIDADVSSSHTTRSPNETSSALSPSGHANLPSAEPSMWMPSSTSTATGNFLNRLVPAGTWKPGMPGNISHASEGNKPQHRATICLSKVDIAWIILAISVPISSCSVLLTVCCMRRKKKTSNPENNLSYWNNAITMDYFNRHAVELPREIQSLETSEDHLSEPRSPANGDYRDTGMVLVNPFCQETLFAGHEQVSEI, encoded by the exons ATGATATTTTCAG GCGTTCTACTGATTTTGGCACTGACAGAAGAACTCGTGTTTGCAGTTCAGGCACCATTTCCCAGCTTGGCATCATCTTGGGGCCTCCTGACAGACAATAGCAATATCTCAGCTATGGGGATGACTCCTGGACACAAAGTCCGTCACACCACCAAAATCTTGCCCACAGCATCCCTTGCAAACTTCCATCCCGCTAGCTCAGTGGAGACTTACACTCCTTCTATTGGCCAGAAGGAATCAACCAGCAGCCATCCCATTGGCAACAAAGAACCATATCACTTAAACAACCAGAGTGCTTTTCCCCCCGGAAAGACTCTACCCCAAGTGAATGTCTCTCAGGTTGTCAACGGCAATTCCACAGAATTTACAGAGCCTTATCGAAAGACGGGACAGCATTCTCCCCCGACCATGAGGAACTGGTCTCCAGATCATCCCTTTCAGTCTCGGTCCACAGCCCACAGTGGCACCATGCTGGTAACCACAACAGACTCACTTGCATCTTTCCACAGTGATACCTTGGGAGGCCTTAACACAACAGAGAAGGGGAGTGCATCCAAACTGGTTACGCAGGAAACAGGTCTCACCACCCCAGCAAATGCCCCATCAGCTGCTCCTGAAATGGTGACAGTGCCTTTTAAACCCCAGCGGTATGGCATATGGGATATTCTGGGCAAAAATGACTCTTGGGTACTCTCGAGCCAAACTACAAACCAGGGACCTTTTTTTGCCAGCCCGGggactgcaacagcagcagcatttggTCACTCTGGTCAAACTGGCATTGATGCGGATGTTTCTTCCTCGCATACAACAAGGAGCCCAAATGAAACATCTTCTGCACTGAGTCCCTCTGGGCATGCCAACTTGCCAAGCGCAGAGCCCTCTATGTGGATGCCGAGTTCCACTTCAACTGCCACAGGAAACTTCCTAAACAGATTGGTACCCGCTGGGACCTGGAAGCCTGGTATGCCAGGGAACATTTCTCACGCCTCAGAGGGAAACAAGCCCCAGCACAGGGCAACCATTTGTCTCAGCAAAGTGGATATAGCATGGATCATTTTGGCCATCAGTGTGCCCATATCTTCATGCT CTGTCCTGCTCACCGTCTGCTGCATGCGGAGAAAGAAGAAGACATCAAACCCAGAAAACAACCTGAGCTATTGGAACAATGCTATCACTATGGACTACTTCAACAGGCATGCTGTAGAATTACCCAGAGAGATACAGTCCCTTGAAACCTCAGAG GACCACCTGTCTGAGCCACGCTCCCCAGCTAATGGTGATTACAGGGACACCGGCATGGTCCTTGTTAACCCTTTCTGTCAAGAAACGCTATTTGCAGGACATGAGCAAGTATCCGAAATATGA
- the TMEM108 gene encoding transmembrane protein 108 isoform X1, with translation MKRSLQVLYCQLLSVLLILALTEELVFAVQAPFPSLASSWGLLTDNSNISAMGMTPGHKVRHTTKILPTASLANFHPASSVETYTPSIGQKESTSSHPIGNKEPYHLNNQSAFPPGKTLPQVNVSQVVNGNSTEFTEPYRKTGQHSPPTMRNWSPDHPFQSRSTAHSGTMLVTTTDSLASFHSDTLGGLNTTEKGSASKLVTQETGLTTPANAPSAAPEMVTVPFKPQRYGIWDILGKNDSWVLSSQTTNQGPFFASPGTATAAAFGHSGQTGIDADVSSSHTTRSPNETSSALSPSGHANLPSAEPSMWMPSSTSTATGNFLNRLVPAGTWKPGMPGNISHASEGNKPQHRATICLSKVDIAWIILAISVPISSCSVLLTVCCMRRKKKTSNPENNLSYWNNAITMDYFNRHAVELPREIQSLETSEDHLSEPRSPANGDYRDTGMVLVNPFCQETLFAGHEQVSEI, from the exons GCGTTCTACTGATTTTGGCACTGACAGAAGAACTCGTGTTTGCAGTTCAGGCACCATTTCCCAGCTTGGCATCATCTTGGGGCCTCCTGACAGACAATAGCAATATCTCAGCTATGGGGATGACTCCTGGACACAAAGTCCGTCACACCACCAAAATCTTGCCCACAGCATCCCTTGCAAACTTCCATCCCGCTAGCTCAGTGGAGACTTACACTCCTTCTATTGGCCAGAAGGAATCAACCAGCAGCCATCCCATTGGCAACAAAGAACCATATCACTTAAACAACCAGAGTGCTTTTCCCCCCGGAAAGACTCTACCCCAAGTGAATGTCTCTCAGGTTGTCAACGGCAATTCCACAGAATTTACAGAGCCTTATCGAAAGACGGGACAGCATTCTCCCCCGACCATGAGGAACTGGTCTCCAGATCATCCCTTTCAGTCTCGGTCCACAGCCCACAGTGGCACCATGCTGGTAACCACAACAGACTCACTTGCATCTTTCCACAGTGATACCTTGGGAGGCCTTAACACAACAGAGAAGGGGAGTGCATCCAAACTGGTTACGCAGGAAACAGGTCTCACCACCCCAGCAAATGCCCCATCAGCTGCTCCTGAAATGGTGACAGTGCCTTTTAAACCCCAGCGGTATGGCATATGGGATATTCTGGGCAAAAATGACTCTTGGGTACTCTCGAGCCAAACTACAAACCAGGGACCTTTTTTTGCCAGCCCGGggactgcaacagcagcagcatttggTCACTCTGGTCAAACTGGCATTGATGCGGATGTTTCTTCCTCGCATACAACAAGGAGCCCAAATGAAACATCTTCTGCACTGAGTCCCTCTGGGCATGCCAACTTGCCAAGCGCAGAGCCCTCTATGTGGATGCCGAGTTCCACTTCAACTGCCACAGGAAACTTCCTAAACAGATTGGTACCCGCTGGGACCTGGAAGCCTGGTATGCCAGGGAACATTTCTCACGCCTCAGAGGGAAACAAGCCCCAGCACAGGGCAACCATTTGTCTCAGCAAAGTGGATATAGCATGGATCATTTTGGCCATCAGTGTGCCCATATCTTCATGCT CTGTCCTGCTCACCGTCTGCTGCATGCGGAGAAAGAAGAAGACATCAAACCCAGAAAACAACCTGAGCTATTGGAACAATGCTATCACTATGGACTACTTCAACAGGCATGCTGTAGAATTACCCAGAGAGATACAGTCCCTTGAAACCTCAGAG GACCACCTGTCTGAGCCACGCTCCCCAGCTAATGGTGATTACAGGGACACCGGCATGGTCCTTGTTAACCCTTTCTGTCAAGAAACGCTATTTGCAGGACATGAGCAAGTATCCGAAATATGA